One window of Verrucomicrobiota bacterium genomic DNA carries:
- a CDS encoding thioesterase family protein, translating into MERPSIETREEVMFFDTDCGGVVHNLAYLRMIETARTRLATEAMGMNLRQMAEEKLFPVLLSTEASYKRPGTLGDGLLVRGRLASLERVRFWTEFELLRQLDEQVLVTCRQSLALVRMPEGRPQRLPQEWTERWGGGG; encoded by the coding sequence ATGGAACGACCCTCGATTGAGACCCGGGAAGAGGTCATGTTTTTTGATACCGACTGCGGGGGCGTCGTGCACAATCTGGCCTACTTGCGGATGATCGAGACGGCCCGCACCCGCCTGGCGACCGAGGCCATGGGGATGAATTTGCGCCAGATGGCCGAGGAGAAGCTGTTTCCCGTCTTGCTGAGCACGGAGGCCAGCTACAAGCGACCGGGGACGCTCGGGGACGGGCTGTTGGTGCGGGGGCGCTTGGCCTCGCTCGAGAGGGTCCGCTTTTGGACCGAGTTTGAATTGCTCCGCCAGCTGGATGAGCAGGTGCTGGTGACTTGCCGCCAATCGCTCGCGCTCGTGCGGATGCCGGAAGGACGTCCCCAGCGCTTGCCCCAGGAATGGACCGAACGCTGGGGAGGGGGCGGCTGA